The Trichosurus vulpecula isolate mTriVul1 chromosome 4, mTriVul1.pri, whole genome shotgun sequence genome contains a region encoding:
- the LOC118848102 gene encoding glutathione S-transferase theta-2-like, whose amino-acid sequence MAMKLYLDFISQPCRAVYFFAKVNRIPFEVQSVQIFRGQHMTDDFAKVNSLKRLPAMKDGDFTLAESVAILHYLSQKYNTPAHWYPPDLQARAQLEEYLYWHADSIRGTFGSVLWIRVLGPLIDVHIPKQKVDRNIAFMMQSLQHLEQKFLQDKPFLTGEQISVADLVALEELMQTFYAGFDVFEGRPKLAAWRGQVEATLGEKLYQETWEAIRKLCAEPKSLKDIPSATLDWMRLRLSKIP is encoded by the coding sequence ATGGCCATGAAGCTCTACCTGGACTTTATCTCCCAGCCCTGCCGTGCCGTCTACTTCTTCGCCAAGGTTAATCGCATCCCCTTCGAGGTGCAGAGCGTGCAGATATTCCGGGGGCAGCACATGACTGATGACTTTGCCAAAGTGAACAGCCTGAAGAGACTGCCGGCCATGAAAGATGGAGATTTCACCTTGGCAGAGAGTGTAGCCATCCTGCACTACCTGAGTCAGAAATACAACACCCCAGCTCACTGGTATCCTCCAGATCTGCAGGCCCGGGCACAGCTTGAAGAATATCTGTACTGGCATGCTGACTCCATTAGAGGCACATTTGGCTCAGTGCTATGGATTCGGGTGCTGGGCCCTCTCATTGATGTCCACATCCCCAAGCAGAAAGTGGACAGGAACATAGCCTTCATGATGCAATCCCTACAACATCTGGAGCAGAAGTTCCTGCAGGACAAACCCTTCCTCACTGGTGAGCAGATCTCTGTGGCTGATTTGGTGGCACTGGAGGAGCTGATGCAGACCTTCTATGCTGGTTTTGATGTCTTCGAGGGACGGCCCAAGCTGGCAGCTTGGCGTGGGCAGGTGGAAGCCACCTTGGGAGAGAAGCTATACCAAGAGACCTGGGAAGCCATCCGTAAACTTTGCGCAGAGCCCAAGTCCTTGAAGGATATCCCCTCTGCCACTCTGGATTGGATGAGATTACGTCTTTCAAAGATCCCCTAA